The following are from one region of the Magallana gigas chromosome 6, xbMagGiga1.1, whole genome shotgun sequence genome:
- the LOC105326542 gene encoding acetylserotonin O-methyltransferase — protein MTELMTTGLDLHSDPSADPIMDIIAGGTRYKIMMQCLEIGLFDEIESLGEACTAESIAKKCGYDVAVSERLLSTLASYNLLQKDCNRKGSPSYRNSSGTSKYLTRSRRPTMIGLAMSVDTMILPLLDNLPMLLKSGKGKLDINKNVADNGNIMMSSPNHQKAPNNIMDKENNMGPGSPIKQNTPTMPHIPKMPCMPKMPPNSKMPMEKNGMEYQAKFLMAMEGFSATCASAMVKAFDLRQHRSAVDLGGATGRISYELANTYPHMKVTVFDLPPVIQIAQKMQNPCSQGQVFFKAGNFFEDDIPSADLYLLGHIIHGFDLKGIDKLLQKVYSKLPPGGSVLVMEKILAENRTEPELAVTNDFVMTLLSQGQERTLSDYQKLFAKHGFVNVQFTHIDGLNYYDVMLLKKPF, from the exons ATAATGATGCAGTGCTTAGAGATTGGTTTGTTTGACGAAATTGAGTCACTAGGAGAAGCTTGCACTGCAGAATCCATTGCAAAGAAGTGCGGATATGACGTCGCTGTTTCAGAGCGGTTGCTAAGCACTCTTGCAAGTTACAACCTGTTACAAAAGGATTGCAACAGAAAAG GTTCGCCATCCTACAGGAACTCTTCGGGGACGTCTAAATACCTGACTCGGTCCCGTCGACCCACAATGATCGGGCTCGCAATGTCTGTCGACACCATGATCTTACCACTACTTGATAATCTACCAATGCTTTTGAAATCAG GTAAAGGTAAACTtgacataaataaaaatgtggCTGACAATGGAAACATAATGATGTCTTCACCCAATCACCAAAAGGCTCCAAACAACATCAtggataaagaaaacaacatggGTCCAGGCTCACCCATCAAACAGAACACCCCGACCATGCCACATATACCCAAAATGCCCTGCATGCCAAAAATGCCTCCAAACTCTAAGATGCCCATGGAGAAGAATGGTATGGAGTATCAAGCGAAATTCCTTATGGCAATGGAAGGGTTTTCAGCCACGTGCGCTTCGGCCATGGTGAAGGCATTTGACCTCAGGCAGCATAGATCGGCAGTAGATTTGGGAG GCGCCACGGGCAGAATCTCATATGAACTGGCAAATACTTATCCTCACATGAAGGTCACAGTCTTTGACCTTCCACCTGTCATCCAAATTGCTCAGAAAATGCAGAATCCGTGTTCTCAGGGACAGGTCTTTTTCAAGGCTG GAAACTTCTTCGAAGATGATATACCATCAGCTGACCTGTATCTTTTGGGTCACATTATTCATGGTTTTGACCTTAAAGGGATCGACAAACTTCTCCAGAAGGTGTACTCTAAACTTCCCCCGG gtGGATCAGTGTTAGTAATGGAAAAAATCCTTGCTGAGAATCGCACAGAACCGGAGCTTGCCGTTACCAATGATTTTGTGATGACCCTTCTATCACAGGGCCAAGAGAGAACCCTATCCGATTATCAGAAACTATTTGCCAAACATGGCTTCGTTAATGTGCAATTTACACACATAGATGGTCTTAACTATTATGATGTCATGCTCCTAAAGAAGCCATTTTAG